TCGAAAGCGTTCACACCGAAGAGAAACTCTACGTCGTTGCGGCGCAAGCCTCAGTACATCAACTACGGTCTCATCGGCGGTTCGATTACGATCGCCGTCTACCAGACGCAAAATGGAACGGCGCAGCTCGCTCTCACCCAGGGACCGTTCACCGCCGGAACGACCTACGGCGCCTACGATTTTTACTGCGCGTACGTCCCGGCGGCTGGTACGTACCAGTGCGCGAACTATTCCAATGTTTTCGCACCGCTGGGCAACGATACGTTTTACGTCGTCACGTCAAATTCGGCAGGGCAGCCGCTTTCGGTTACGCCCGGTTGGCCGGGAACGAACTATGTTGCGGCAACGCAGCCTTCGTACACGATTACGTCGTCGGGATATCCGACTCCGATCTCGATTCAGACGTATGCGGTGGCATCATATCTTGGCATCGATGCGCCCACGTCGTGCATCGATCCGAGCAGCACGCCTCTCGTCGCTGAGGCCTTCCTGGCGGACGCCTCGGGTTATCCCGTCGCCGGTTATCTTGCCAATCCTGTGACCATCAACATGACCGGAAACTTCGCGCTTTACAACCTTTACGCGCAGCCGCTCGCGACACCGTACACGGCCGGCTATGCCGCCGGGTTCTTCAATGGGTTCGAATTCGTCGCTTCGGCAAGCGGCAGCGCCGGCGTTGTCAGCGTCAGCTCTACCGCTGGTTCCGTGGGTATCAATTTGACTCCGAGCACGTCCAGGAATCTCTATGCGGTAGACCGGCTTGCGCTTTCTCCGTCAACGAGCGGGATTAGCGTTACCGGACTTGTCGATTCGGGGCCGGCCACGTACGCCTGCGGCACGCTGCCGATGGGAAATTACGCCACCGGGTCCCCGGTCACTTCGTTTTCGAATCCTGTTGCAATCGGCGAGGATGATTACGCTCCCGGCGCGGCCGTTCTCGATAGCGTTTCTGGCACGCCCTATCTCACCGTAATTGATCTCAACCGGTTCGATTTCGGTGATTTCCTGTCGACCGGTGGAATAGTGAACGCGGTGCCGGTTCTTCCCATACAGGTTGGCGGGCACAATCCACTGACGCTCGCCGTTTCGCCGAGTGAAGGCGTTGGCTCGGGGATGATTTACATCTTGAACGCCGATGGCTCGATTCAAACGGTCAACGACAACACTTTCTCGTCCATCACGACCGCGCAACTTGAATCCGCGGGGACGATCACGGGGCCCTCCGATCTCGTCGTCTCCTGGAACACGGGCGGCGGTGGCGACTATGTGTTCGCGACCAGTAACAATTCGCAGAACATTTTCGAAATCAGCGATGCGAACAGCGATCCGAGTTTCACGACGATCGACCTCGAGGATGGTCCGTCGATTAGTGGGCAATCGCTCTTCACGCCGGTCACGTACGCCGCTTCGGCCGAGAACATTTCCGGCGAGCAGTACGTGTCGTTCCTAGCGTTCGATGCTGGGAACGGCAACTCGCAAAACATTCTCACCTGTCTCTATCTTTTCTGTGGCGTTGAGATGGGGAATACCGTCTTCAGCTACAGCGCTAATCTCGCTCCGGGGCAAGCTTCGTTCGCATATCCCGGCGGCTCGCTATACCTTTTGGCTGCTAACAGCAACGCTGTCCAACCGTTCATCGCTAACGTGCCCGCGCAGCCAACAAGTGCGCCCTTGCCGTCCTTCAGCAATCCGGTCACGCAGATCATTGCCTCGTACGACGGAGCGTGGAACGGCGCCAGCACCGGCGGCCTCGTACAATTCTTCTACGATCTGGGCGGAACCGTGGCTGGCTCGATGAGCGGCGTGCGCGCGACGATCGTCAGCCCGTTCACAGCGTACTAGCGTCCCCTTAGGAATTTCACCTCAGCGTCGAAGGGCGTTGAGATGATCGCTTTGCCGTCGCGAGATGTCGTCGACCGTTTGCGGCTTGCCGTCGGCGCGTCGCAGTGCATTACCGATCCGACCGAATTGCGGACGTACGAATCCGACGGGTTGACCGGTTATCGTGTTCGTCCGCGGATCGTCGTTCTGCCAAGCACGACCGAACAGGTTGCGGATTGCGTGCAGATTGCGCGCGATGCCAACATGCCGGTCGTGCCGCGAGGTTCGGGTACGGGTCTTTCCGGCGGCGCGCTGCCGACCGAAGGCTGTCTCGTCGTCGGGCTCTCGCGCATGAACGCGATTCTCGATGTGGACTTGCCGAATCTGCGGATGCGCGTCCAACCGGGCGTCATCAATCTCTCCATGAGCGCGTATCTTGCCCCGCTCGGCTACTATTACGCGCCCGATCCCAGCTCGCAAAGCGTCTGTTCGATCGGCGGAAACATCGCCGAAAATTCCGGCGGAGCGCATTGCCTCAAGTACGGCTTTACGACCAATCACGTCGTTGCGGTAAAGATGGTCCTCGAAGACGGGAGCATCATCGATGTGGGCGCAGAACACGGCGATCCGCTCGGCTACGATCTCACGAAAGCCATCGTCGGGAGTGAAGGAATGCTCGGAATCGTAACCGAGGCCGTGGTCCGAATTCTGCGCAAACCGCAGTCGACGCGCACGTTGTTTGCAACGTTCCCGACGACTGACGAAGCCGGAGAAGCTGTTTCGAAAATCATCGCTGCGGGAATCGTGCCGGCTGCGATCGAGATGTGCGATACGCTCGCGATCGAAGCGATCGTCGCCGCGACCGGCGTCGATTGGCCGCTTGACGTCGGCGCGGTTTTGTTGATGGACGTCGACGGCGTTGAAGCGGAAGCTGGGCACACGGCCTCAGAAGCGGAGCGTATCGCAAAGGCATCCGGGGCAATCGAGATTCGGACGCCACGCGACGCATTCGAGCGCGACTTGATGTGGAAGGGCCGCAAGAGCGCCTTCGCGGCGGTTGGGCGAATCAGTCCCGACTACTACGTCGGCGATGGCGTCGTACCGCGGCGCTCGATCGGGCCGGTCTTGCGCGAGATCGCGGAGCTCGCGGCGCGGGAAGGCGTGCGTGTGGCGAACGTCTTTCATGCCGGCGACGGAAATTTGCACCCGCTCGTTTTATACGATGCGCGCAAACCGGGCGAAAGCGAGCGTGCGGAACAGGTCTCCGGCGAGATCTTGCGCATCTGCATCCGCTACGGCGGCTCGATCACCGGCGAACACGGCGTCGGGCACGACAAGCAATTTTATATGGGCGAGCTGTTCAGCGACGACGACTTGGAAACGATGAATCGCGTGCGCTGTGCGTTCGATCCACAGCGCATCTTCAATCCCACCAAGGTTTTCCCGACGCCGCGCTTGTGCGGCGATCGACCCGGACCGTACGTCGCCCACCAGACGGAAAAAGAAGATCTGGCCGGCCGGGGATGACGCAAACTCTCGAACCAAAGACCGTCGAGGAAGTCGCGGAATCCGTACGCTCGACTGGAAGCCGAGCGATTGCGACCGTCGGTTCCGGAACGGCGCTTGGCCTTGGTAATCCCGCTTCTCGTGAAGATATCGCGTTGCAGATGCGCGGACTCGATCGAATCGTCGATTATGTGCCTGAAGATCAGGTTGTGGTCGTCGAGGCGGGCGTTACGCTAAGCGAGCTGCAAAACGAGCTTGGCAAGCGCGGACAACGGTTGGCGCTCGACCCGGTCGGCGGCGACGGCGCAACAATCGGTGGGATGCTCGCGACGAATGCGTATGGACCCCGCGCGCTGCGTTACGGAACGCTCAAAGATTTGATCGTCGGCGTAGAGCTCGTCCGTGCCGACGGCGTCGTCGCGCACGCCGGCGGCAAGGTCGTCAAGAACGTCGCAGGGTTCGACGTCTCGAAGCTAATCGTCGGTTCGCTCGGCACCCTGGCGATCATCACAAAGGCGACGTTCCGCGTCCATCCGCTTCCGGAGAAAACGACGCGTCTTGCCTTCAACACGAAGCTCGAGCACGTGTTTCCGTTCGTGCTCGCGCTACGCGAATCGCAGCTTGAACCCGCTGCTATCGCGGTGCATCTGAATCGGGCGACGAACGCCGGCGGCGCCGAAGCGACGATTGAGGTCGTCTTTGAAGGTTTCGGCCCCGGAGTCGACGCGCAAAGCGTAGCCTGCGAAGATGCTGCCTCCCGTGTCACCCTGAGCATAGCGAGCGCAGCGAGCGAAGTCGAAGGGCAAAGGAAGTATCGCTTCAAGGCAACATTTCCGCCGGCGGAATTCGCTCGCGTCGCGCGCGAGATCGAGGGTGAAGCGCTCACGTTCCCGAGTCTCGGTGCCATTTATTTCGGTGGTCCCTCGACTACGGGCGCACAAGGTGCGCCCTACGCTCGGGATGACACAAGCCACCAATCTCTCGAGCGCGCACAAGAGCTTCGTGCCATCTTCGAATCTTTGGGCGGGACGCTCGTCGTGCAAGATATGCCGGATGAGTGGCGCGGCGAAATCGACGCGTGGGGCACGCCGCCGCCGGCCTTCAAATTGATGCGCGCGCTCAAAGAGCGCTTCGATCCACACAATCGTTTGAATCCGGGCCGGTTCGTGGGAGGCCTATGAGCACGCGAACCTATGCGGACTTGATCTCCGACTGCGTGCATTGCGGTTTCTGCTTGCCGGCCTGTCCGACGTATCGCTCGTGGGGCGTCGAGATGGATTCGCCGCGCGGGCGCATCGACTTGATGAAAGGCGTCGAGGAAAACGCCATCCCGCTCTCCGAGACCGTGCGCACGCACTTCGACCGTTGTCTCGGGTGCATGGCGTGCGTTACCGCTTGTCCATCGGGCGTGCGCTACGACCTCTTGATTGAGTCGACGCGCGCGAAAGTCGAAGATCAAACGAAGCGCTCGTTCTTCGATCGGCTCTTCCGCGACTTTGTGTTCTCGATCTTCCCGTATCCCGAGAGGCTCGAGATTCTTCGAGCGCCGTTGCAACTCTACGTCCGCAGCGGCTTGCAAACGCTGATCCGCCGTTCGGGGCTACTGAGTCTCTTGCCGGCGCGCTTGCAGCAGCTTGCGGATCTTGCCCCGCCGGCAGCCGCAAATGAAGATTTGCCTACGCATGTCGATGCGCACGGAGCCAAACGCACGCACGTCGGACTCGTCGCGGGTTGCGTGCAGCGTGTCTTTTTTCCGAACGTGAACGCGGCGACCTTGCGCGTCCTTTCCGCCGAGGGTTGCGAGGTCGACGTTCCGGAGGGCCAGGGTTGCTGCGGCGCACTCTCGCTGCACTCCGGCCGCGAAGAAGAAGCCAAGGGCTTTGCGCGCGCGCTCATCGACCGGTTCGATGAGAAACCTTACGACGCGATCGTGATCAACGCGGCGGGCTGCGGTTCTGCGATGAAAGGCTACGGCGAGCTATTTGCAAACGATCTCGCGTATCGCGAGAAGGCGGCCAGATTCGCGTCGCGCGTGCGCGACGTCAACGAGCTGCTTGCCGGACTCGAACCGCAAGCGCCGCGCGGACGAATCGAGGCCCGCGTCGCCTATCACGACGCATGCCATCTCGCGCACGCGCAGCGGATCCGTACCGAGCCGCGCCGTCTGCTGCAACAAATCCCCGGCCTCGAGTTGTGCGAGATCCCGGACGGCGATCAGTGCTGCGGAAGCGCCGGTACCTACAACTTATTCGAGCCGGAAAGCGCGCGTGAGATCGGCGATCGCAAAGCCGACAACGTTCTCAAGACCGGCACGCGTTTGATCGCGAGCGCGAATCCCGGATGCACGCTGCAGATTCAGTCGCGTCTTCGCGCCCGCGGCGAATCAATCGAATCGATGCACCCTATCGAACTATTAGATCTCTCAATTCAAAAGGGTAATGTAGCGTAAGGGCCCCCTCCGGGAATGTTGACAAGAAGAAGCCCCTGATTGCTCAGGGGCTTCGCTTGGTTTATTTCCGTTGCGGCGGCATCGGTACCGGCAGCGGAGGTGGAGTCGGTGCCGCGCTTGGTGCGGTCTCCGGTCCTTTCCTCGCATGACTGCCGACTGAGATGACGACACTCGCGGTCGGTGATGGTGTCGGGCTTGCAGTCGCCTGCGGCGTCGACGCCGTTACACCGGAGTTCGCGGATGCTGCTGCTGCCGCAAGACCACCCGCTGCTGCTGCAGCGGCTGCGCCTGTAACGACCGCGGTTCCGGCTGCAGAGCTTGCTGCCGCCGACGTACCGGCTGAGACCGCGCTCGAACCCGCACCTGCGGCTGCGCTTGCGGTAGACGAGAGCGTACCACCGACGCCGAGTGCGGCGCTCGAGAGGACGAACTGACCGACCACAACGCCGTTCACGGTAACGGTTGCTGTGAAGCCTTGCGCCAATGCGGTGAAGACGACTTGCACTTGTGCGACGAGACGCGGTTCGGGCGCCATGTTTGCAAGCTGCATTTCATCAGTCGGATCCGCCCGCAGGAAGAGTCGCAGATCCTTTGCGTTCCCGGTCGTCGGGAAATAGGACGTCTGCATCTTCGCGGGCGCGACTTGAACGTCGTTCGGCTGATTCGACACTGTCGTCGAAACTTGCGTCACGTCCGTCTTGACGGTGCCGAGGCCTTCCGTACCGCGTACAGCAATCTGAGAGGTCGGTGTTACGAACTTGTAGTTCGAGACACCGCCCGCCGGATGCTGAACTTTGAAGCGGAACGATCCGTTGTAAATCGTGATCGTATTTTCACCGGTACCCGGATCGTGGAACGCGCCGACTTGAATCGACGCAGCTTGTGCAATACGAATGACCGACGAGTCGGGCATCACCAAGTCGGCGACGCCGCTCGCTCGCGTGACAACATACGCGTTGTCCGGGACAGCTTGTTGTCCCGTAATTGGAATGAAGGGTGTGTTTGCGCCCGTTTGATAGCCAACATCGCCCGAAACCCGGACGACCGTCTTTTCTGTGACGGCACGGCTGACATGAGGGGCTTGCATCAACACAAAAGCCGCGGCTAACGCTACCGAAAGTAAGCGTCCGATTACGCGGTGACCCCGGCCCTGAAACATCCCTACCTCCCTGACAAAAACCGCCGGTTGCAACATTGATTGGTTGTGCGGCTGACGACCGTCCCCTGCGTAACGAAGGAAACCTGTGAGGTCAATCGTTCATTGGAACCGGTAACGTGAGGAACGTCACCTGTTATGAGGCCCTGCTGGAGGCCTGGCAAAAGGCCTGTATCCGCCGGGGTTTTCGCTTCCGGGAGGTCTCCTGCGACACCGGCGACCGTGCCCTGATGCTGGTCGAGTTCGGTGCCCCTACGGACGCTGTGGTCCACATCACGTCCGGCGTGCACGGCGACGAACCTGCGGGGCCATGGGCGCTGCTTTCCAGCGTGGAAGGCGGTTTGCTGGACTCAACGTTCTCTTATCGATTGTGGCCCTGCACGAATCCCACGGGCTATCGCGCCGGAACGCGCGTAAACGCTGACGGAAACGACGTCAATCGCAGCTTCAGCTACGAACGATCGACGCCGGAGTCTCGCGCGATGATGGCCGAGAATCGCGATTGCCGTTTCGCACTGGCAATGGACCTTCACGAAGATTTTGAAGCCGACGGCTTTTATTGCTATGAGCCGGTCGTCGATGGGCGCGCGCCGCTCAGCGAGGGGATCTTGGAAGCGATCGAGCTTGCCGGCTTTCCTTTACAATCTCTCGACCATCTCTTCGACCTCGGATATCCGCGCGATCCGCGCAAGGCGGATCAGCTGCGAACGCTCGAACGCGGCCGGGTATTGGTGAATGCCGGTGCCGAGACGCGATTTTTCCCCGGTCTGCCGCTGTCGCTCTACTTGCTTCGTTCGGCGACAGGTCGCTATATAACCGCGGAGACGCCACGGCGGCGTTCTTGGGAAGATCGTATTGCAATGCATCGTCTCGTTGTAACCACGGCCCTGGCGGGGGCTAAATCACTGCCCGCGAAAGCGCGGCCGCATGCCTGAGCGCGATAGCCTTGAAGTCGATGTGCTCTTCGTCGGAGGAGGCCCGGCCAGTTTGGGGGGTGCGATCCGCCTGCGGCGCCTAGCCGCGGAGCAAGGCCGTGAGATCTCGGTGATGGTGATCGAGAAGGGCGGCGAGATCGGCAATCACGGGATATCGGGCGCCGTCCTCGATCCGCGCTCGTTCGATGAGCTTTTCGAGGATTGGCGGACGCAGGCACCGGTTGAAGCCGCGGTTTCGACCGACGAGCTGTGGTTTCTCACGCTGTCAGGCAAGATCAAGGCGCCGGTCGTACCGCCGATGCTCAATAACCGCGGCAAATACGTCGCGTCGCTGCAAAAGCTGACCAAGTGGATGGGTGAGCAAGCCGAAGCCGCGGGTGCCGACGTGTTTCCGTCGTTTCCGGGTCAAGAGTTGTTGTGGGATGGTTCGCGTGTCATCGGCGTGCGAGTCGGCGACAAGGGCGTCGACAAGAACGGTCAGCCGAAATCAAACTACGAACCGGGTCCCGATCTTTTTGCGAAGATCACGATCCTCGGCGAAGGCCCACGTGGGACGCTTGCAAAGCAGGCGATTCCGAAACTCGGGCTCGATTCCGGCCGCGAACCCGAAGTTTACGCGACGGGCGTAAAAGAAATTTGGCAGTGCAAACCGGGCAGCGTACCTGCGGGCATGGTGATTCACACCATGGGCTTTCCGCTTACAAGCGATGAGTTCGGCGGCGGTTTTGTCTACGGGATGAAAGACGACGTTCTCGACGTCGGGTTCGTGACCGGACTCGACTATCGTGATCCGCAAACCGATCCGCACAACAACTTCCAACGCTTCAAAACGCATCCCGCGATCAAGCGCATGCTCGAGGGCGCGAAGCTCTTACGTTACGGCGCGAAGGCGATTCCCGAGGGTGGGCTATACGCGATGCCCCGTCTCTACGCCGACGGATTGATGTTGATCGGCGACACGGGCGGTTTTCTGAACGGCATGCGGCTTAAAGGCATTCATCTCGCCGTCAAGTCCGGAATGCTGGCCGCCGATGCTGCGTTCGCCGCGCTCACACAAGACAAGAGCGACTCGGGCGCGCTCTCGGCCTATCAAAGCGCCTTCGAGGCCTCGTGGGCGTACACGGAGCTGCACGCGGCGCGCAACTTTCATCAAGGCTTTGAGGGTGGTCTGTTCCTCGGGATGCTGAACGCCGGACTCGGAACGCTCTTCGGCGGCAAAGGCTTTGCACTGCGCGACCGGCTCGCAGGCGAGCCCGGATATTCACGCATGCAGAAAATAACCGAACATCCGCGTCCCGTTCGGCCTCGCGTCGTCCCCGACAACGTGCTCACGTTCGACAAGGTGACCGATGTCTTCAACTCCGGCACGATGCACGACGAAGATCAGCCCGTCCATTTGCACGTCGCCGATACGAATATCTGCGCGCAGAAGTGCACGCACGAATACGGCAACCCGTGTCAGTATTTTTGTCCAGCCGCGGTCTACGAGCCCCAATTCACCGCTTCGGCAGATGGAAACGTCGAAGGCCGGCTGCAGATCAACTTCTCGAATTGCGTCCACTGCAAGACCTGCGACATCATGGATCCGTACCAGATCATCACTTGGGTGCCGCCGCAAGGCGGCGAGGGACCGGTCTACACGGGGCTCTAGTGATCGGGCAAATCATCAAATGAAGCTGATCGTCAACGGCGACGAGCGCAACGTAGGCGAGGGCCTGACGCTCGCGCAGATCTTGGACGAATTCGGACTGAGCCCGAGTTACGGCATCGCGGTCGCGGTAAACGACACGGTTGTGTCGCGCGGACGGCTGCAGGAATATCGTCCCGCAGACGGCGATGCAATCGAAATCATCAACGCAGTGGCCGGTGGATAGAAGCATGCAAGACGACGTTTTAAGAATCGGAAAGTACGAGTTTTCTTCGCGACTGATCGTCGGTACCGGAAAGTATCCGACGCTCGACGTGATGCAGGAAGCCCATGCAGCCAGCGGCGCCGAGCTCGTCACCGTTGCGATACGCCGGATTCATCTCGACGATCCTAGCGGGAAGACGCTGCTCGACTATTTGGATCGCGACCGGTACAAGATTCTTCCGAATACCGCGGGGTGTTACAACGCCAAGGAAGCGATCCTCACCGCGCACCTGGCGCGTGAAGCGCTCGGGACCGATTTGATCAAGCTCGAAGTGATCGGCGATGCGCAGACGCTTTATCCCGATACGCGCGAAACGATCGCTGCCGCCGAAGCGCTGATTCGCGACGGCTTTACGGTGCTGCCGTATGTGGTCGACGATCCGATCGCGTGCCAGCGTCTCGAAGCAGCCGGCTGCGCGGCCGTGATGCCGCTGGCGGCGCCGATCGGCAGCGGCCTCGGCGTTTGCAATCCGTATTCGATTCGGATCATCAAGGAACGCGCAAAGGTGCCGGTCATCGTCGACGCCGGCGTCGGGACGGCGAGCGATGCCGCAATCGTGATGGAGCTCGGCGCCGACGCCGTGCTTATGAACACGGGTATCGCGGCCGCGAAACAGCCGGTGCGTATGGCGCACGCGATGCGCTTGGCCGTCGAAGCCGGACGCGCCGCGTTTCTGGCGGGACGGATGGAGAAGCGGCTTTACGCGAATGCGTCGAGCCCGATGAGCGACCTTATATCGTTGTCATCCCGAGCGTAGGCGCGAAGCGCCGTAGTCGAGGGACAGCGCTAAATCAGGCCTTTCGCGCTTCCACGAACCAATGAACCTTGCCGGGAGGTTCGTCCTCGAGATGAGCCCATTTGCCGACGATCGTGTCGACATTCACTTCGTCCATCGAGACAATAACGAGCGGGCGTAGCAGCTCGAGGATTCCGTCTCGGTCGAAATATCCGTGTGGGACGCCTTGTTCGGGGCCGTCGCCGGGCGCGAAGGTCTGCGGGTCGAGCGCATCGCCGAAACCATAGCGCACGTCCCGAATCGATCCGAAGCTCAGAAACGCCGGTGCATCGCCTTCCAACACCCGCGCGAGCTCGGCGACGCCCAACCTGATCTTTGACGTCGTGCCATGGAGATAAGCGTGCGTGGAGAGCGCTCCGGCGAAATGTCGCGCAGGGTAGGCGAGCTGCGTATAAGGCGCTTCATCGGGTATCGCAACGACGCTCAGCCCCGCCTCAGTAAGCGCGCGAGAATTGCGGCCTGTGCCGTCGCCTACGACGACAATTGGCTTGCTGCCCTTGCCGATGCGCTCGTAGAGGCGTTGCGCCAAAGGGTGCGCGTTTTGGAAAGTGCCCGCGGTAGCGGGCGACGAAGAGGCGTCAGCCATGGTTCAGCAACCACTGATTTTGGTCGTGGGTGGCGATAAACTTGCCTTGCGGGTGACCGAAGAGCTGTGCGCCACGGCTGGTCATCGTGTTGCGCTTATGTGGCATCACGATCCCGAGATCGCTGCATACGTCGAGAAATTGGGCGCCGAGTTCCTCGGTTTCCCCCCAAACGATTTCGACAGCCTGCACGCGGCCGGCGTCGATGACGCCGCGTCGATCATGGCGCTCTCGGACGACGATCGCATGAATCTTCAAGTCGCGTTGAAAGCGCGCGACATCAATCCGAAGATTCGCGTCGTGCTGCGTCAGTTCAATCGTCAGCTCGGCCGCAAGATCGCCCAAAATCTTCCGGACTGCTCAGTCGTCTCGCTCTCGGGTCATGCGGCCGCAACATTTGCTGCGTGTGCCGTCGATCGTTCGGTTTTTTACGCGGTGCAGTTCCCGGATCTCGATGGGCCGCTCGTTGCCTTTGCGCGGCGGCCGGCTTCGGTTTTCGGTGAAATCAATACTCAAACGATCGCCGAGCTCGAAGCGCAGCACAAGATTCGGGTCGTCGGCTACAACGGCATGGATTTTTTCGTCCCGGGCATCATTCCGAGACCCGAAGACGAAGTCGTTCTGTTTGGTGACGTAGCGACGCTCGAAGCACTCGTTCCAAAACGCCAAGTCGTCATCGAACGGCGGCCGTGGCGCGAAGTCTTGAGCGAAGTGCCGGGCCTCCTAAAGACTTTTTTCCGCAGGCTCGATCCCATCATCAAGCTGGTCGCCGTCATCGCAACCGGCTTGTTCGTCGCATTCAGCACGTTTTTCAA
Above is a genomic segment from Candidatus Baltobacteraceae bacterium containing:
- the thiS gene encoding sulfur carrier protein ThiS codes for the protein MKLIVNGDERNVGEGLTLAQILDEFGLSPSYGIAVAVNDTVVSRGRLQEYRPADGDAIEIINAVAGG
- a CDS encoding heterodisulfide reductase-related iron-sulfur binding cluster, which codes for MISDCVHCGFCLPACPTYRSWGVEMDSPRGRIDLMKGVEENAIPLSETVRTHFDRCLGCMACVTACPSGVRYDLLIESTRAKVEDQTKRSFFDRLFRDFVFSIFPYPERLEILRAPLQLYVRSGLQTLIRRSGLLSLLPARLQQLADLAPPAAANEDLPTHVDAHGAKRTHVGLVAGCVQRVFFPNVNAATLRVLSAEGCEVDVPEGQGCCGALSLHSGREEEAKGFARALIDRFDEKPYDAIVINAAGCGSAMKGYGELFANDLAYREKAARFASRVRDVNELLAGLEPQAPRGRIEARVAYHDACHLAHAQRIRTEPRRLLQQIPGLELCEIPDGDQCCGSAGTYNLFEPESAREIGDRKADNVLKTGTRLIASANPGCTLQIQSRLRARGESIESMHPIELLDLSIQKGNVA
- a CDS encoding thiazole synthase, giving the protein MQDDVLRIGKYEFSSRLIVGTGKYPTLDVMQEAHAASGAELVTVAIRRIHLDDPSGKTLLDYLDRDRYKILPNTAGCYNAKEAILTAHLAREALGTDLIKLEVIGDAQTLYPDTRETIAAAEALIRDGFTVLPYVVDDPIACQRLEAAGCAAVMPLAAPIGSGLGVCNPYSIRIIKERAKVPVIVDAGVGTASDAAIVMELGADAVLMNTGIAAAKQPVRMAHAMRLAVEAGRAAFLAGRMEKRLYANASSPMSDLISLSSRA
- a CDS encoding FAD-binding oxidoreductase, with the protein product MTQTLEPKTVEEVAESVRSTGSRAIATVGSGTALGLGNPASREDIALQMRGLDRIVDYVPEDQVVVVEAGVTLSELQNELGKRGQRLALDPVGGDGATIGGMLATNAYGPRALRYGTLKDLIVGVELVRADGVVAHAGGKVVKNVAGFDVSKLIVGSLGTLAIITKATFRVHPLPEKTTRLAFNTKLEHVFPFVLALRESQLEPAAIAVHLNRATNAGGAEATIEVVFEGFGPGVDAQSVACEDAASRVTLSIASAASEVEGQRKYRFKATFPPAEFARVAREIEGEALTFPSLGAIYFGGPSTTGAQGAPYARDDTSHQSLERAQELRAIFESLGGTLVVQDMPDEWRGEIDAWGTPPPAFKLMRALKERFDPHNRLNPGRFVGGL
- a CDS encoding FecR domain-containing protein; the encoded protein is MQAPHVSRAVTEKTVVRVSGDVGYQTGANTPFIPITGQQAVPDNAYVVTRASGVADLVMPDSSVIRIAQAASIQVGAFHDPGTGENTITIYNGSFRFKVQHPAGGVSNYKFVTPTSQIAVRGTEGLGTVKTDVTQVSTTVSNQPNDVQVAPAKMQTSYFPTTGNAKDLRLFLRADPTDEMQLANMAPEPRLVAQVQVVFTALAQGFTATVTVNGVVVGQFVLSSAALGVGGTLSSTASAAAGAGSSAVSAGTSAAASSAAGTAVVTGAAAAAAAGGLAAAAASANSGVTASTPQATASPTPSPTASVVISVGSHARKGPETAPSAAPTPPPLPVPMPPQRK
- a CDS encoding succinylglutamate desuccinylase/aspartoacylase family protein; translation: MLVEFGAPTDAVVHITSGVHGDEPAGPWALLSSVEGGLLDSTFSYRLWPCTNPTGYRAGTRVNADGNDVNRSFSYERSTPESRAMMAENRDCRFALAMDLHEDFEADGFYCYEPVVDGRAPLSEGILEAIELAGFPLQSLDHLFDLGYPRDPRKADQLRTLERGRVLVNAGAETRFFPGLPLSLYLLRSATGRYITAETPRRRSWEDRIAMHRLVVTTALAGAKSLPAKARPHA
- a CDS encoding FAD-linked oxidase C-terminal domain-containing protein, which translates into the protein MIALPSRDVVDRLRLAVGASQCITDPTELRTYESDGLTGYRVRPRIVVLPSTTEQVADCVQIARDANMPVVPRGSGTGLSGGALPTEGCLVVGLSRMNAILDVDLPNLRMRVQPGVINLSMSAYLAPLGYYYAPDPSSQSVCSIGGNIAENSGGAHCLKYGFTTNHVVAVKMVLEDGSIIDVGAEHGDPLGYDLTKAIVGSEGMLGIVTEAVVRILRKPQSTRTLFATFPTTDEAGEAVSKIIAAGIVPAAIEMCDTLAIEAIVAATGVDWPLDVGAVLLMDVDGVEAEAGHTASEAERIAKASGAIEIRTPRDAFERDLMWKGRKSAFAAVGRISPDYYVGDGVVPRRSIGPVLREIAELAAREGVRVANVFHAGDGNLHPLVLYDARKPGESERAEQVSGEILRICIRYGGSITGEHGVGHDKQFYMGELFSDDDLETMNRVRCAFDPQRIFNPTKVFPTPRLCGDRPGPYVAHQTEKEDLAGRG
- a CDS encoding electron transfer flavoprotein-ubiquinone oxidoreductase, with translation MPERDSLEVDVLFVGGGPASLGGAIRLRRLAAEQGREISVMVIEKGGEIGNHGISGAVLDPRSFDELFEDWRTQAPVEAAVSTDELWFLTLSGKIKAPVVPPMLNNRGKYVASLQKLTKWMGEQAEAAGADVFPSFPGQELLWDGSRVIGVRVGDKGVDKNGQPKSNYEPGPDLFAKITILGEGPRGTLAKQAIPKLGLDSGREPEVYATGVKEIWQCKPGSVPAGMVIHTMGFPLTSDEFGGGFVYGMKDDVLDVGFVTGLDYRDPQTDPHNNFQRFKTHPAIKRMLEGAKLLRYGAKAIPEGGLYAMPRLYADGLMLIGDTGGFLNGMRLKGIHLAVKSGMLAADAAFAALTQDKSDSGALSAYQSAFEASWAYTELHAARNFHQGFEGGLFLGMLNAGLGTLFGGKGFALRDRLAGEPGYSRMQKITEHPRPVRPRVVPDNVLTFDKVTDVFNSGTMHDEDQPVHLHVADTNICAQKCTHEYGNPCQYFCPAAVYEPQFTASADGNVEGRLQINFSNCVHCKTCDIMDPYQIITWVPPQGGEGPVYTGL